A window of Gottschalkia purinilytica contains these coding sequences:
- a CDS encoding cation:proton antiporter, whose protein sequence is MATSLAIIMLLGMMANWIFSKLRLPGLLGMLILGVLIGPYGLNLLDIEMMKISGDLRKIALIIILLRAGLGINKNDLKKVGKTAIKLSCIPGLIEGFTIAFISIKVLGFSFIQGGMLGFIIAAVSPAVVTPQMINLMEEKIGTNKGIPTLILAGASIDDVFAITIFSTFLGLYGGKNINIAMKILGIPISIILGIVLGVVVGLIIIRILKKFDIHDTKKILIVLGLAILLTTLENILKNKIEIASLLGVMTIGFIIFDKAPNLGKTLSVKFNKIWTFAEILLFVLVGAEVNTSIALEAGVKGVVIILVGLIGRSIGVMISVIGTNLSWKERLFCIISYLPKATVQAAMGAIPLSMGVKSGDIILAIAILSIIITAPLGALGISITSNKLLTKEAE, encoded by the coding sequence ATGGCTACAAGTTTAGCAATTATTATGTTATTAGGAATGATGGCAAATTGGATTTTTTCTAAGTTAAGGCTTCCAGGACTTCTAGGAATGCTAATATTAGGAGTGTTGATAGGTCCTTATGGACTTAATTTACTTGATATTGAAATGATGAAGATATCTGGAGACCTTAGAAAAATTGCTTTAATAATTATTTTATTAAGAGCAGGGCTAGGTATAAATAAAAATGATTTAAAAAAAGTAGGGAAAACAGCTATTAAATTAAGTTGTATACCAGGATTAATAGAGGGATTTACAATTGCATTTATATCTATAAAAGTTTTAGGATTTTCTTTTATACAAGGAGGTATGTTAGGATTCATTATAGCAGCAGTTTCACCAGCTGTAGTAACACCACAAATGATAAATCTTATGGAAGAAAAAATAGGGACTAATAAAGGAATTCCAACCTTAATATTAGCAGGAGCTTCTATAGATGATGTTTTTGCAATAACAATATTTAGTACGTTTTTAGGGCTATATGGTGGTAAAAATATAAATATAGCTATGAAGATACTAGGTATTCCAATATCAATAATACTAGGAATTGTATTAGGAGTTGTTGTTGGACTTATAATAATTAGAATACTAAAGAAATTTGATATACATGATACTAAAAAGATTTTGATTGTACTTGGATTAGCTATATTACTTACTACATTAGAAAATATATTAAAAAATAAAATTGAGATAGCTTCTTTGCTAGGTGTTATGACTATAGGATTCATAATCTTTGATAAGGCACCTAACTTAGGAAAAACTTTATCTGTAAAGTTTAATAAAATATGGACATTTGCTGAAATACTTTTATTTGTTTTAGTAGGAGCTGAAGTAAATACTAGTATAGCATTAGAGGCAGGAGTTAAAGGCGTTGTTATAATATTAGTAGGATTAATTGGAAGAAGTATAGGAGTGATGATATCAGTTATAGGGACTAATTTAAGTTGGAAAGAAAGGCTATTTTGCATTATATCATATTTACCTAAAGCTACAGTACAAGCAGCTATGGGAGCTATCCCATTATCAATGGGAGTTAAATCAGGAGACATCATACTTGCAATAGCTATTCTATCTATAATAATTACAGCACCTTTAGGTGCATTAGGAATTAGTATAACTTCTAATAAGCTATTAACAAAAGAAGCCGAATAA